A section of the Oncorhynchus gorbuscha isolate QuinsamMale2020 ecotype Even-year linkage group LG04, OgorEven_v1.0, whole genome shotgun sequence genome encodes:
- the LOC124033096 gene encoding complexin-3-like, whose product MAFMVKQMVGGHVKNLTGGLTEEKPEGEKSEAAAAGMTQEEFEQYQQQLEEEKQERDASFAQKKAERATVRSHFRDKYRLPKNELDDTQIQQAGDDVELPTELAKMIADDNKEEASKTSVLGQLTNIQNVDMDQLKDKAQATLEDLKQSAEKCNLM is encoded by the exons atggcTTTTATGGTGAAACAAATGGTGGGAGGGCATGTGAAGAACCTGACCGGGGGTTTGACTGAGGAAAAGCCCGAAGGAGAGAAATCGGAAGCCGCAGCGGCAGGAATGACCCAGGAGGAATTTGAACAATATCAACAACAGTTAGAGGAGGAAAA GCAGGAACGAGATGCTAGTTTTGCCCAGAAGAAAGCTGAGCGGGCAACAGTTAGAAGTCACTTCCGGGACAAATACAGACTGCCAAAG AATGAGCTGGATGACACTCAGATCCAGCAGGCGGGGGATGACGTGGAGCTGCCCACAGAGCTAGCCAAGATGATCGCTGATGACAACAAGGAGGAGGCGTCCAAAACGTCTGTCCTGGGCCAGCTGACTAACATCCAGAATGTGGACATGGACCAGCTGAAGGACAAGGCCCAGGCCACGCTGGAAGACCTCAAACAGTCTGCTGAGAAGTGTAATCTCATGTga